AGTCTCAAGAGTCAATTAATATGATCTCAAAACAGCATCTTAGCCAAAAACTGTGAGTTTCAAGAcacataaattatttatttagaatttgcTTTTATTCAAAGTGTATTTAGAGTTGTTATTTGGGCTTTCCAATAAACTATGGTTACAATTTCTAGATCTAAGGACTTAGGATACTGATGGAAAATCACAGTTAgtcaaaatgtaactttttgaTATCCAATTTAGGTGTTAAAGAAAGCCGCTATTGTTCAGAAggcaaagacaacagaacatACTCGCACTGAGAGGCAGGTGCTGGAGCACATCCGCCAGTCTCCCTTCCTCGTCACGCTTCACTATGCCTTTCAGACTCACAGCAAACTACATCTCATCCTGGGTGAGTGGTTGAACACTAAATATGGAGAAGCCTTGTctcctcagtttttttttatgtttcttccTTATGCTATATGTGATTTTGTtgagatgtacgtcgctttggataaaagcatctgctaaatgtaATTGtagaattattgaaattttttgcaggatgtgtgttttgtgtgcattttataTGATGTCTATTGAagctctctgtctgtgtgtgagtaCAGACTATGTGAGCGGCGGGGAGATGTTCACTCATTTGTACCAGCGGGATCACTTTTCTGAGGAGGCGGTGCGGATTTATATCGGAGAAATAATTCTGGCTCTAGAGCACTTGCACAAGGTGAGTATTGCTCTTTCCAGCTTCAAAAGTAAAGGCAAGATTTACCAGTTTCTTTGATACTAGGTAGCTGAAGAATGACAAACAATCTGTAACGGATACACCACACAGATATATGACATTATTATGAGCTTACATGTTGGCAAGCACATGCTTATTTACTGAAACTGAGCAGACATGGAGCAACATTATTATCTCATTGGAGCCTTGTTTCTGGCCATCCAacattattactctgccaagaaacGTGGCAGAGTTGTGTGACAATAAATGTACGTTagtctgtctgtttatctgcgcgcaacattactcaaaaatagactgacagatttggatgaaattttcagtgaaggtcagaaatgacacaaggactaagtgtttacattttggcagtgatgcagcttatagtctggatccacagatttgttaaagatttctgtatcattgcgagataacagcatggtgtcactgtaaccatgacaacaagtgaacctGACGtcagatcacatgattgcaatatttctacaaatcaaccgctgtggacttaGTGGGACTTACCTGTTGGAAATgaaacgactgagcagccttggcagaacACTGtgctctctaagtgcttttcttgtttgttgatcttttaccttttgtttttttttcaccaccacttcctgtttaaacAAGTAGGCATTTAAACTGCTGATTGTTTGACTTTATTCACCAGACAGTTAACTTGATCATATCATGCTGGCCACAAAGTCCTCTCTAATTCTCATATTTCATTCCGTGCAATAGTCTCGAGCTCACAGAAGTGGTTATCTAATAGCATTTCACAACTAGTGTAGCTGTACATTTGTTtctaaacaaagcagcagtggCATTAAATGAGCCTTAAGTGTTCCTGCAGCTTGTGTACAAACCACTAGATAAAAAGAGagtagatttttaatttttttttttttttgcatttataagGTTGTTTTGAAAACATAAATGCTTTGCTGAGGATTTTATTCATTAGCATCAGCCAGCATTTTCTTACAAAGATATGACCTTTAATGGGTGTACTATACTGCGGTACACAGTGCAGCATTTAAATAACTTATTATAGAACAGCAGATTTTTGCATTCAATAGATCATTTAGAGctctgtttgtggttttatgtATTAACTTAATAATATGTTCTTCTATGTATACTGCATGATATCTCTGTTCACAAATGACTGCATCTAACATGAATGTGGTTTtcgctgtgtttttgtgcagctgGGGATTGTGTACCGAGACATCAAATTGGAAAACATTCTTCTAGACAGTGAAGGCCATGTGGTATTGACAGATTTCGGGCTCAGCAAAGAATTTCTGGAAGAAGAGGTTTGTAAATGCAGTCTAACAGTAGGAATGTGTGTTCATGTGGACAGTAACAATACGTGGAATGCTGATATGTTTGGACACtcggaacaatatttttttgtggtgagatttgtttttgctttttgaatATGTGCTTTATTTCTTGTCAATACAGAAGGAGAGGACCTACTCTTTCTGTGGCACCATTGAGTACATGGCACCTGAAATCATCAGGGGGAAGACGGGGCACGGCAAGGTAAATAAAGGACAGTAAAGCTTTATTTATACTCCTGCATTGAATCTCTGCAGAGGCTGTGCTGTAACATGCAAAAGTGACCTATGCTGTTGTGAGCATTTATGCAACTATGCtagtgtgtctgtgttgctTTGCTATTGCACCGCCGAAACACTAGTTCGCAGTGGTGGTGTTATGCCTCTGCAGTGAATTTCTTTGTACATGTTAACAGTAGCAGCTGAAACAGAGCTGTTCCTGCTAGAAGTAATAGATAAACAGCAATTATTTTTTATCAAAATAATGCAACACCAAAATAAGGAAAGCCATCAGAACTAACAAAATCCATACATGGATTAGcagaactgtaaaaacaagacaatgactTGTGGCAACATTGGCAGAATACTGACCATTGTGTTTCCATAATGAGGAAGTCAGAAATGATTACAGCCTATTACAGATAGCACGTTTTTCCAAATCAAACACGACGTATTACTATCAAACGACCAATCACAGTTGTTGGAGactgtgtatgtgtttttataGCTCAGATCCATCAAAGATAAGAAtagtctgtgtaaaacaattaaaaaatgctcTGAGTTTTTCACACCACAGAAAATGTCTTATTAAGCATTCAATAAAAttttaacaattaaaaacatcagaaagtaTTACACATAACTAATTTCAGAATCATGAAAAAATAGCTTTATTGTCTCCTCTGAAATGCTGAAGCCAGTGGTTGACAGCTTTCAGAGCAGCCCTAAATAACCACACTAACTGAGCAAACTGACCGAAGTTTGTTTTAAGCCAACCAGATAGGTTAGATGCGAATTAcaaattttagatattttgtcACTTGGAATAAGTTATCTCATATAATAAACTAAACATACAAGGATATTTAGACTCATTGGTGGGCATGTATGGACTATGGTGGCACCTGATGTTGGCAGGTTGGAAGAATGAAGGCTGGGGAGGGATATTGCTCCCATTCACCAGTAAAACCAGTCTGTTAGTCCCAtcaattttttttcactgcagagGCAGGTGTTGGTGGTGAGTCTCAGCTCTCCATCAGTGTGGCTCTTTAGACAATCTACCTCTCTTTCCTCTTGTCATTCTTAGAAAATTTAAATGAGTTTCCATTAATTCTGGCATTCAGTGAAGATAGAGCAGGACAGATGTATACCAAGCTGCAAAACTACGGGCTGTAGTAGGTGTAGTAAATTCTAAGGAGCAGGAGAACCTCTGACGTTAATGCAGTATCTTTTTCAACAAGTTAGAGTTTTGGGGCAGGCGTCCTTCTTAGTATGTCTCCAGTGTGACAccttgccatgatttctgatccaCCCAAGGAATCCTTAATCCAAAATGAACGAAAAACAGTTTAATGGTGTCACTCCATAATGCAGTACATGGCTTagtcttttcacatttttcagtaATTGCTTTCTGCCATGTATAATGTGTTTAGAAACAAATCTCTGACATCCCTTCACACAGacattgttggtttttttttaaagtatattAGCATATTTTCGGTCATGAAAGGCAGGCGGTATGATGGCAGTCAATCCAGGATCCCCTAAATAAATACACAGTGGGTGCATTTCCTTGTCATATCTTATTGTTTTTCCTCTGCATAATTCTTCTCCACCTGCATTCTGCTTCAGTCAGTAGATTGGTGGAGCCTTGGAATCCTGATGTTTGAGTTGCTGACGGGAGCTTCTCCTTTTACCttggagggagagaggaacTCACAGAGTGATGTGTCAAAGTGAGTACCGCCGACTCCATCTCCATAAATTGTAAATTCAAATTTTGAATCAACCTGACACATTCTGTAGTCGTTAAAATCTGTATTATCGTCTCAGTTAGTACTTACTTCCCGCCAAGTGATCTATTTGGAACAAGCTCCAAATGCATATTTAAACACTAAAATTCTTGAGGCAGGCTTTGAATTTTGTCAAACAGTATATTTTATGGGGTATTATGTCAACAAAATGACCTTCTCTTCACTCCCTTTCCTCAGACGTATTTTGCGCTGTGATCCACCATTCCCCTCTATGATTGGGTCCACTGCTCAGGACCTGCTGAAGAAATTGTTGGTGAAGGACCCTCACAAGAGGCTGGGCTCTGGACCACGAGGGGCTGAAGACATCAAAGCACATCAATTCTTCAAGGTCTGTGAACTGTCAGTCACTCACATATCTCTCCTCCCATCTTTTCATTGATCTGTAACTCTTTCCAtttgccgttttttttttcctcgtaGGGGCTGAACTGGGCTGACCTCGCACAGAAGAAGGTGTCAAGTCCGTTCAAGCCAGAGCTGAAGAGTGAGCTTGATGTGGGGAACTTTGCTGAGGAATTCACTGGGATGGATCCTGTTTATTCTCCAGCGAGCACACCCCCAAGCACAGACCGCCTTTTCCAGGTCAGTCCTCATTTTCTGACACTGAATTTTAGCAAAAGTTGTTtccaaaaaatactgaaatcaccATCTGAGAATTGTAACATCCCAAAAAGTAGATTCaaatttaattaatattaacattattattttaataacaCTCACTAAGATGTCTTCAGGCCTATtgatgtcttttcatacatctGTGATTTCCATAAGTTGGCTCTCTTTTGTTTCTCACTCAGAGTGTATCGACACTTCATTACATCCAACATCTCTCCTCTGTTTCAGGGCTACTCCTTTGTTGCTCCCTCCATACTGTTCAATAAGAACGCAGTGATGGGAGACTTTGTAGAATCCCAGATTGGTGCTGAACGACCAGCTTCTGCTTCTGTCCAACGCAGTGCAATGTTACAGGTATGGAACTGGGCTTAGGAAACTATTATTGTTCAAGGTTTGAAATGATCTGGacatggattgttttttttgctttatgctATAGAGACAGTTCTGCTTGTCAACAGACAGGAAGGAAGAGAGCTAGAGAAGCTAGTCTATTAATCAAAGTGGGCATGCCTTATCTGACAGGATGTATTGACTTAACTGTGTTCTGGTTTTATTATACAGCACTTTAGCATCACTCTTGCATATTTATAGAATACTATTTTGTTGCTACTAATATAtcaatttatacatatatatatatatatatatatatatatatatatatattctcacTGGCTGTTTAGTTGTATCATAGTTTGATCTACAAGAATGCATGATGTTCTGTCTAGTGATTATACATGTTGTGTGTAGCAATGTAAAATCTATGGACACCCACAGAGCATCCACCTGGGTGTTTTTATGCTACTCAGGCCTCGTCACAGtacagtgtgtgcatgtataaACTGTACCTGACTGGCATGTACTTCATCCTTTAGTTGGTTTTCTTGTATCTGTTGGGGCAGCCGAACTTCCATCATGACTGAAAACAAAGTATTTTAATTTGTGAAGTTGTCCTCATAtctgtttaaataaatgtatgggaaaaaatacacatttcctCTTGAAATATAGCGAAGTAGAAGAATAAAGTTATGTGACACAGAAATACTTTTATAATTCAAGTACCTCAAAACTGTTTTAAGGTACAGTACAAGAGTAGATGCACATAAGCCTCACTGTTAAGTACACaagtaaataaatgcatttcctATCACATACTGATCAGCGGACGCCAAAGTCATGTCCTTGTCACTTTGCTGTTAAGCCATGTCCTATTGCCTGAAAATGTCTAACTCATCACATCTCCACTGACAGCTCAATGCtgatttgtttcttcttcatttaGGAATCCCAGTTTTTTCAGCACTACGAGCTGTGTCTTCATGGCCCACCCTTGGGTGAGGGTAGTTTCTCTGTGTGCAGGAAATGCAGACACAAGCAAACTGGCCACGAGTATGCCGTCAAGATCGTCAGCCGCAGGTGAGCAGGGATGCGATGCTGCTTACTACTCTGCTCTTTTAGTAGCTTTGTGTCGGTGTGCTTGACTGTGCTTTGCTGTTATCACTGTACCGTCTGATGGTGTAAGTCATGGAGTGTCCTTGGTAACGCTGTTTATTTTGACTGTGTTAGGATGGAGGCAAACACTCAGAGGGAGATTGCTGCCTTGAGGCAATGTGAGGCCCACCCCAACATTGTCAAGCTGCATGACGTCTACACTGATCAGGTACAATGGAGTGGAGATAGGATCCACATTGGGATGACTTGTACAATTACTgacaacatttacacaacaaataCTGTACACACATTGTGTACTTTAAAGCTGTGGTAAGCAGAAGTCCTAAAAATGCACAACATACCATGCTTTGTATGCTTCttacaaaaatgcaacacaagaCTGTAGTAGAGATGAATGGCAAGCTCAAAATGTTCTAATCTAGTCCTAGTAGGTTTCATAGATATTAATATAGTTTCATTGTAGACACATTTTGTTATGCCATCGTCCTGTTTTTTGGGATCTGCTTTGCAGTCTAAGCAGTTTTTGCCAATGCCTGAAGAGCAACTTTTCCTACAGGATTTTACACCATTGATACAGGCTTTTCATCATTTGAAAGGAGATGCACATACACACCGTCATTTCTCAAACAACCAATAAGAACAATGTCTCTCTCTAAAAAGAACTCTGATAGGCCAAAATCTCCAGTCATGGCCAATTTGTTTTTCACCCTGAAAACAGACAATATTAGATGCAAAATTCTAGTTTACATTCACACCACTTGAAttacaaaatgctaaaatattaTTGTAGCATTTTTGCCTGATGAAGCCATAAAATACTGCTTACCCCAGTTTTAAAGGACAGAATCTGTGTTACATCAAGTCAAGCTTTCTCTCTGTGTATGTCCTTCTCTGTTAGTACCACACGTATTTAGTGATGGAGCTTCTGCGAGGTGGAGAGTTGCTGGAAAGGATCAAGAGGAAGAAACTGTTTGGCGAGGCGGAGGCCAGTCAGCTGTTGCAGAGCCTGGTCTCTGCTGTCAGTTTCATGCACGACGCTGGAGTGGTGCACAGAGATCTCAAACCAGAGGTGGGATTTGATGACTTGACTCGTTCCTGGCAATATACTAGCTCCCATGTAAAAAGTACTATCCCAGTTACACACAATGCACAATACAGTACTGTTTATATGATCGGAGTTATGCGAATTTACCAGTCTAAAGTTATTCCACCTACATTGCTGCTGAATCGCATTATATTGAGATTTAAAGTTTTCATCTATTCGAAATGCTGCATTAGTTCAGGGAAATTATCTGAAGGAAGTCACAGTGTAAAATTATTGAGCCCCTGTAATTTGGGGAAATAAGAACAGAGTGAAATTTTAATTGTCtcagtatttttctgctgtGAGCTGCATGCGTGCTGTACAATCCTCCAGAGTTCTATTCAATCCGTGTGGTGTGTGCCGCTGCTTGTGTGGTTAGTTTGCAGCATTGTTTACACATGATGTAATCAAGGTAAACACAGCAGTCAACAATGCTGcggcactttttaaaaattaggcTGCAGGTTTATCACGCGTCTTTCCTGCCATCTTCGGATGGCTGTGGGATTAAATTATATGAAGGAGAAGACTTATATATAGTGTATAGCAGTTGTGGATGACAGATAGTGGCAAGACTCACCCATGCAGGGTTGTCCTTGGCTCATAATGGGCCTTTTGGGAATGACTGTAAATGACAGTGAGCATGATTGGTCTGTGTGTAGTAAAGGCAGTGTGTCTGATGCCTTATTTGACAGAAACCGATGCATTTCCTTGTTATATCTTACCATTTTATAAACTAAAATATCTATTGTGCTTCAGTAACTGAAAATCTAATTAACAAAATCTTTTTATGCTTGataattatcattttaatgCTGGTGATTTTACTATTTGGGGGTGGCAAATAATGCTCTGTGCAGAAATAACACTGCTGTTAATTTTACATGCCTCTGGCAATCacataaacttttatttttcatgcaaGTCTGAATGGGTTTACTGCTTGGAAAATGTTTGATTAAAACTATTTATCTACATTATTACTAAATTCCtgcacatttcaaacaaatattGAGTTTGCGCTTCTCAGCAGAGTCAACAGATGATAGCTCGTGTTAAAATACGTGACGTGGAGACATCTTGTGCGCCAACATCTAATCTAATTTTCACAAACTACATCTGAACACCCACCTTTGCTGCTGCACTGGGTAAAACAACTAAAAGCTATAGTATTTACTATTAGTATGAAGTAATTGAGCTCTGaacaagtaaagaaaaacaggagCGGATCATGATGgtgtttgtttatctttcagaaCGTGCTGTTTGCAGATGAGGGGGAGGACGCTGTGCTAAAAGTAATAGATTTTGGATTTGCCCGCCTGTGCCCTGCAGGCAGCGCCCCCCTGCAGACTCCCTGCTTCACACTGCAGTACGCTGCACCAGAGCTTTTTGAGAGTGCTGGATACGATAAAGCCTGTGACCTCTGGAGCGTCGGGGTCATCCTGGTAATTGAACTTGAATATGCTGATTCTGCCATGTCTGTCCGTTTTAGCTGAAGTACTAATGACTGCgtgttgactgtgtgtgtgtcttcatcAGTACACCATGCTGTCAGGCCAGGTGCCATTTCAGAGCGAGCAGCGTGGGATGACCTCATCATATGCTGCCGACATCATGCAAAAGATAAAAGAGGGCGATTTCTCATTGGATGGGGAAGCCTGGAAGGGCGTATCGGAGGATGCCAAAGAGCTTGTCAAAGGTACAggaaaaagttagattttagtGGTTTACAGTTTGATTTTGGTAAATGGGCCACACTGGAGTTGCTCTCTGCTTTATTGGGGAATGGCATGGCGGATGGTTTAGGGATTTCTCGCTGTGTTTATGAAAGTGCAGTGTAGCTGTCGGACAAATGTTATTTGTCATATGTCATGTCTTGCTTGTTTGTGTCCCTTTGCCTGCCTTaatgtgtctctctgtgatcTAAGGCCTGCTGACAGTGGATCCAGAGAGGCGTCTGAAGCTCTCTGATCTGAAAGAGAACAGCTGGCTGCAGGGCGGCGCATCCATGTCCACCACTCCTTTGTGCACTCCAGATGTACTGGAGTCCAGTGGGCCGACTGTCCGCACCTATGTCAATGCTACCTACAAGGTAATATCTTTGTGTGACAATATGTCAACGCTTTTCGAAGAGATGTTATTGTCAAGGCCAAAATGATCCATGCCCATGGCAAATTATGATTTATAGTGGGCTTTTGTTTGAGCAGTAAGTTTCTTCTGGCTGAAAATAACCAACCAGCAACAAATAACAGTAAGATATTGTGTTAGAAATGTTATGGATAGTTTTAactatttctgtgttgttttctttagtCTGTAGTATGAATGCCTTGTCCAAAATTGTTCATGCCCTTTGAAATTGCTGATTTTTAGGACACTACATTTTCTGGTAATTTCTACCGTGCTCTTGAGCATTCTAATTTACCATAAATTGAGAACAGCTGATTCAGTAGTCTTCCCGTCGATTGCTAATCAATTGTAAGTCATTGAGCGAACCAAAGAGCTTAGTGAGTCTGTTATTAGGACATAAAGTCATGTCCAGTGCCAGTGGCCTCACTGTAAAGCAAAATCAAAAAGTACAAGTGGGAAAAATCTAAGCATGACCCCTGGACTGGAAAGAATAGTAGTGAGAGAGACCAAAAAGGATTCAAGGATCAGAACCAAGACCATCCTGGTGAATCTGAACTATTCTCATATCGACATCTCAATTGAGGCTGGTCAACATGGACGTTGACAAGGAAAGACTTCAAGACAGGCACACAAAAAGCTCACCAAGCTTATGCAGCAGCAGATTTGGACAAAGGAGAAAGCTTTTGGTCTTCAGTTCTGTCATGGAATGTGATGAAAATTGAGTTGTTTGGACATGGATGTGGTGATGTGGTTTTCATTTGGTCCAAGCAAGGAGAAGTGTTGAACCCCAAGAATACCGTCCCACAGTCCGACCTGGTGGAGGGAATGTGATGCTTTGGGAGTGTTTTTCAGCCAGACAACCTTGTCAAAGTAAATTACATAACAAGGAAAGAGGACAACATCAGGCAGTCTGAACAAAACATGGCCTTCAGCGGTACTTGACCTTCCAACAAGACGCTGATCTGAAATGTACAGCCAAAGTGGTCAAGACATGGGTAAAAGAAAACAGTATCAACATTTTGAAGCCGTACagccagagtccagacctgaatcacATCAAGAATCTTTGGAAGAACTGAAGACCGGAGTGATGTAGGGAAGCTTTCAACCTCAAAGAGATGGAGATCATCACCAAGAGAAGTGAAACAAAATCCCAGTAGAGACATGCAGAAAAACTGTCAGTAAATATAAGAAGATGTGATGACAAATTTAGGTACTGCCATCGATTACTGAGAAAAGGTATTAATCATTTTGGACTTGGCGACATATGAATAGTTATATTTAAATCTCTGACTCCGTGTcctgtcattattattatttccaggCAGTAGAAATCTATTGCTCAAagtaaaaaatatctcaagaaaAGAAACGGTACGAGTGTGAATAATGTTTGGCTTAACTGTAAATCTAGTCACTCTGTTTAATCTTCCTgtcatttcctcttttttttttttttttttttgggatttttgtcTATCACCAGGCTTTCAACCGTGGTAAAAGAGAGGGCTTCTTTCTGAAAAGCGTTGACAACGCTCCTCTTGCAAAGCGACGAAAGCTAAAGATGACAAGCACAGGCGTAGAGACCCGATGGAgctcatcctcttcctcctcctcttcttccacgTCCTCCTCCGCCTCTGCAACAGCATCCAAAGCACAGCCAAAGCAAACTGTGACCCCAAAGGAGAGCTAGCCGAAATGACAGGCAGGGAGAGCAGCACGGAAATGAAGTGGTATGTGCTTTTACTGGCAACATAATGTCCTCCAGTGGTCAGTTCCAAAGAACACACTGATACAACACTGGCTAATGTAAAGTGTCCACTTGTTTTACAGAAACGCGTATTCATTCCTCGTATTCTCCACAAACCAAACATGCGTTTTCATTGAGAAAAGAAGATGTGGCCTTGAGAAAATGTTCGTACTTATTCAGTATTTGCTCACAAGAATTTGGTGATACCACACACTAGAAGTTAAGCATGAGACATTTAcctgttttctctgcagataAGAATCAGTGCCTGGCTATATagggaaaaaagggaaaaaggaGCCATAAATGAGCAGAAGCCATATATACAGCAAAAGAAGTAAATATATCAATTCAGTTGTTGTGAAGACACACAAATTTGCACAGAGCAAATAAAACAGTCCTTCCAGTAATTTATAGACTTAATCCTTTTATTGTCGTGTTTAGTTACTTTTAACGTTGACACACatttaaaattgagcaaaaaataaatactgctAAAGCCAAGGCACAAGTGCTGTGCCACACGGAGGCACTCCAATCTGCCACAATAGCAGTTCTCTGAGATTTTTTTAGACTCGCTTGGAGTCAAAAAATCTCACTGTTTGCACTATTTTGCAGAGAATGTAAACGATCAAATGGTCACAAAACAAATTGCTGGAAGGACTGAGCACAGAGGGAAAAATATTGTGACAGGTTTTGTatgaaggtatttcaggtgcaaaatgtttgagcacctgtaacatcaaatttgtagttgtgtacattgaatttgtatgtgtatctctctgactggccgaaaagtctgtcaatctcagagcatagaatttatacaaaggtcggatcgttttgtagttttgcaccaaatatctcggcgggaccggaagtacgatttctgatttgcacctgcaaaaaacagagaatgtgtgactcgtggggaggattcgagtggttgtaagtagcaatttgtgttcgtgtgttagaggacacagctattttcgtggtaaattatttcacatacttattgcacaagttcacattcagatttgcacatattcagattctcacctcaactttgcacttagtgtgctgcaacaataggtgcaaaatgtgagcgtgtcagtgttgaaatatgtgacttgtagagaaggatttgtgcacctggaattacgattttgtgaatgtgtatttttgtgttgtatttgtgggaagaaaaaaaaatcgacacatacaagaaattattttccaAGTACACAACTCTTAGAGTGTGGGaattcagatttgctgatacacatacaaattcaatgtacacaactacaaattcgaaATACCTTCATAGTTTTGACCTTAGAGATTGTATATGATGAATAAAGCTGTATTGGAAATCTTCTCTGTTGGATCCATTTGATGATCATCAGTCCAGGGGGCGCTGTCTTTGCAGCTGCACCTCCAGTACACTACCG
This genomic stretch from Acanthochromis polyacanthus isolate Apoly-LR-REF ecotype Palm Island chromosome 17, KAUST_Apoly_ChrSc, whole genome shotgun sequence harbors:
- the rps6ka4 gene encoding ribosomal protein S6 kinase alpha-4, whose translation is MSGDTSDSSDDSDGKTNEKACTVKHQITNANLTGHTERVGMENFELLKVLGTGAYGKVFLVRKNSGHDAGQLYAMKVLKKAAIVQKAKTTEHTRTERQVLEHIRQSPFLVTLHYAFQTHSKLHLILDYVSGGEMFTHLYQRDHFSEEAVRIYIGEIILALEHLHKLGIVYRDIKLENILLDSEGHVVLTDFGLSKEFLEEEKERTYSFCGTIEYMAPEIIRGKTGHGKSVDWWSLGILMFELLTGASPFTLEGERNSQSDVSKRILRCDPPFPSMIGSTAQDLLKKLLVKDPHKRLGSGPRGAEDIKAHQFFKGLNWADLAQKKVSSPFKPELKSELDVGNFAEEFTGMDPVYSPASTPPSTDRLFQGYSFVAPSILFNKNAVMGDFVESQIGAERPASASVQRSAMLQESQFFQHYELCLHGPPLGEGSFSVCRKCRHKQTGHEYAVKIVSRRMEANTQREIAALRQCEAHPNIVKLHDVYTDQYHTYLVMELLRGGELLERIKRKKLFGEAEASQLLQSLVSAVSFMHDAGVVHRDLKPENVLFADEGEDAVLKVIDFGFARLCPAGSAPLQTPCFTLQYAAPELFESAGYDKACDLWSVGVILYTMLSGQVPFQSEQRGMTSSYAADIMQKIKEGDFSLDGEAWKGVSEDAKELVKGLLTVDPERRLKLSDLKENSWLQGGASMSTTPLCTPDVLESSGPTVRTYVNATYKAFNRGKREGFFLKSVDNAPLAKRRKLKMTSTGVETRWSSSSSSSSSSTSSSASATASKAQPKQTVTPKES